The following is a genomic window from Rubeoparvulum massiliense.
TAACAAAGGATAAGACTGCCTATAAATTTGATGATATTGGCTGTATGGTTCAGTTTATTGAAGCAGGGGAAAAGAACAGCCTCGATTTAGGTGCTGTCTATGTGAAAGATACCGATAATAATCAGTGGATTGAATGGACCAATGCTGTCCATGTTTACCACCCTGACATTTGGACACCCATGGCCTATGGGGTGATTAGTTTTAGTAATGAAGAGTCTGCACGGAGGTACATGATGGAATATCCTGATGCTGAGCTAATTACCACACCTCAGTTATTTGAGCATAACTGGTTTGAGCTAGTGAAATGAGGGTGCGATGATGAGAAAGCTTCGATCCGTTGCACGCCAAGAGCTATTGATGCTGATCAAAAGCAGGTGGATCCTCCACTATTCCATTCTTTTTGCTATTCTTGCCCTGATTATTTCAATGATTGGTACGCGAGCATATTCAGGCTATGATGGGTTCACGATCAGCACTGCAAATTTACTTAACCTCTCACTATTACTAGTGCCATTAATTGCACTCCTATTTGGTAGTATGAACTGGGCTGGTGAACAGGAGGATGGTTGGCTCCCCCTTCTCCGTACCTATCCTTTGAGTAGACTTAGTCTAATCGGTGGTAAATATTTGGGCCTACTCTTGGGCATGGTAATGGTTATTTCCATAGGTTATGCCATTTCAGGATTCTTTTTTGTCTTTCAAGGTGCTACTTTCCCTGTTCAGACATTTCTCACCTTTTGGAGTGCTTCCATCATCCTGGCAGCGATTTTTCTTGCCATAGCCATTATGCTTGGAGCCTGGAGTAAGAATCGCTTACAGGCAATGGGGACAAGCTTAATCATCTGGGCTTGGCTTCTCTTATTCTATGAATTCTTCCTATTTATATTGGCTACATGGCTACCAAAAACATGGATTCTTCCTTTTCTTGTGGTCTCTCTTTACTTTAATCCCGTAGAGCTCGTTCGCTCCTGGGTTATCTTATCTATGGGCAGCGGCATCCTCTTCGGACCCGAGCTCTACTCATTTGTTACCTGGAGTGAAGCCTGGGTAGGACAGCTTCTCTATTTAGGTGTAGCAATACTTTGGATCATCATCCCATTGTTTTTTACCCTGATAATGGAGAGGAGAACCCAAGATGAGTGAAGGATACATTCTTGAAGTAGAGAATATTAGTAAATCATTTCATAACCAAGTCAAGCTAGCCCCCATCTCATTTCAAGTGCGAGAAGGTGAGGTTCTAGCTCTATGTGGCGGTAATGGTGCTGGAAAGAGCACATTACTCAAGATCATCGTCGGTATGCTTAAGCCAACCACAGGGAGGATCCTACTTCAGGGCGAGACATTCTCTTCGCTCGCTATTAAGAAGCGCCAGCTCTTTGGCTATTTCCCTGATCAAATCCGTTATCCCATTCATTTAACTGCCAGGGAGATCTTATGCTACCTTGCTCGATTACAAGATGCTCCACTTTACCGCGTACCTGAAGTATTAGAGTTGGTTGGCCTTACCTCCCATCAAGATGAGAGGGTGCGTACTTTCTCCAAGGGGATGCAGCAAAGACTAGGGTTAGCTCAGAGTTTACTTACCGATCCACCATTACTCATCTTTGATGAACCGACCAATGGCTTGGACCCCATCTGGGTTCACCATTTTAAGCAGATCGTTCGTCAGCTTCAGCAGAATGGCAAGACCATTCTCTTTACATCTCATATCCTACACGATGTGGAGGAATTAGCGGACCGTGTTGCTTTAATGAATGAGGGTAAGCTCCTTGTACTAGGGAGCTTAGCAGAGCTACGGCAGCAGGATGGCGTGTTGATGTCATGGGAGGATCTATTCTTCCACTATCTTCAGTCCACTTAAACGGCATATAAAAAGAGCATGGCTGTTAACCATGCTCTTTTTCGCCAGTCTATTCCTTACTTGTACTCTTGCTTAATGACCACTATGGTCTTGGTCATCTTGCTTCTCTTCTTGCTGATGTTCTCCATGATCGTCAGTACCATGTTCACTATTATCCTGATTCATTTGACTCTCTTGCATTTTTTTCATTTTCTTTTCCCAACGTTCCTTAGAAACCTGATCAATTTCGGCTTTATCTGCTAAGAGCTCTGCTTCTACATCTTGATGCGTATCAACATAAGCTTGAGCGTCCTCTGCTCCAGTGAAGAAGGCATAACCATATTTCATCGGCGTTAGAATATTAGCTGAAACAGCGATGGCTTCTTCATATTCAACCCATTCCAACGTATTTAAGTCTCGCACCCATTCATGAGCTACCTCAGCTTCTAAGGTACGTTGAAAATTAAGCATGCAACCTACATCATCAAAGAAATAGTGTGTACCATCTGCAGTGACTAGTTGTGCTGTAAAAGCACCCATTTCATGATCATCATGGTAGACTACCATATTACAAAATGCACACTTTTCGTCTGCACCGGGCTCTTGTGGAGTGAAGATGGCATCCGCTTCTGTTTTTTCAGCTAGATTCTCTGCAGCTTCATGACTTTCTTGTTGTTGAGCCATAGCTGCTTCAGTGGCAGAATTGTTTGTTGTGTTCGGTGTAGTGTTACTCTCACTATTTCCACAGGCTGTAACCAATAGTAAAGCACTCATCGTTACGAATAGGATAAAAATGCGTGAAAATTTCATACAAATCCTCCTTATTTTCAACTATTGTTACCATAGTTAACGTAGCAAATGTTTTTGAGGATTGTGTGAACTTTTCTCCAAAAAAGCACGAAGTGTACCAAACTATTGAGCCTAAATAATAGAGCCCATCATTTCCTTTGAAGTGGAGGACTTCTTTCGAAAGAATGTTAAAATAGAGGTGAAATATCCTGCTTCATCATTTGGTCCAATTTCGAAGTCTGCTCCAATTGATCATGTAAGCAGAAAGGAGGTATTTCATTGGTGAAACGTCTTTCCCTACTTGTTACATCGTTATTCTTCATACTTATTCTTTCTAGTTGTGGTAAAGAGAGCTTTCAACCACTATTAACTAAGCAACCAGTATTATTGGTTTTTAACCAAGGAGATCATACGCTCTCCTTTATAGAACGCTCTTCCTTTCAAGAGATCACACGTTGGCAATGGAAAGAAGCAATTACAGGAGGGTTGCTGTTCCCTGATCAGGACCATCTCTTATTATACGGAAAGGATCTATCCTACATTATGATTTACTCACTCTCTACCGGTGAGGAGATCACCAGATGGCCTGTCGGTACTGGAATTACCAATGCTGCCCTCTCACATGACGGTACGACCATCTATCTCACCGATCACGAGAAAAATTCCTTGCGTTTTTTTTCACTTGAAGGCCATGAAATCAAGGAATTACAAGGTGGTGAACGACCTTATACATTACTTGTAGGTCCTGATTATCTCTTTGTTTATCACTTTTACGATGATATGATCGGAAGGGTGAATCTCACTGAGATGAATTATGATCAAACCTTCCCTTCATCCCCTTTTCCCTTTGGCGGCTTATACCGAATTGATGAGAATGAGCTTTGGGTTGGAGGTCATGGAGCAGGTTCAGAAGTGGAGGAAGCGGTTACCATTTTCAATACGATAGATGGTAGTATCAAAACAACCATTCAAACACCTTATATGCCCATCGCTTTTGCTGAATGGGGAGACTTCGTTTATGTGCTGAGCCATGGAACAAGCACACTCTATCAGGTGGATGCAGAGAGCAAGCGTGTTGTAAATTCCTTGCAGGTAGGTAGTAATTCATCGAGCTTGATTGCAGATCATGAGTATCTCTATGTTACTAGTCTAGATAGTAATGAGCTCTATGTAATACATCCGTCGAAGTTGCAGATTGAAAACACAATTCAAGTAGGTAAACAGCCCTTCCAGCTAATCCTACGAGAGGAAGATGAATCATGAACCAATTGCCCATTCTAATCGCAGATGACGAAGCAGAGATGCGTGAGCTAATCGCTCTCTACCTACAACGTGAGGGCTATGCTGTTGTGGAAGCATCCAATGGCTTCGAAGTCCTACAACTATTGAAGAATCATGAGGTAGCCCTTATCCTTCTTGACATCATGATGCCCCAGCTTGATGGAATGAGTACTTGTGTAAAGATACGTGAGGTCTCCAATGTCCCTGTTATTTTTGTGACTGCACGCGGTGATGAATGGGATACGATCCATGGTTTACGAATTGGAGCGGACGATTACATTAGTAAACCATTCAGCCCTCATGAACTAGTAGCACGAATTGAAGCTGTTCTACGTAGAACGCAAAAAATCGAACATGAAGAAGAGACAACCAATTATGGTCCTATCTCCATTGATGAAAAAGGGCGCTTGGTCAAACTGAATGGGCAATTAATCACATTAACCTTGAAGGAATTCGATCTGCTTCTCACCTTTTGTCAGCATGAGGGTCAAGTACTTAGTCGCGAACAGTTACTGAATAAAGTATGGGGCTATGATTACTATGGAACAGTACGTACTGTCGATACTCATGTGAAGACGCTCCGCTTAAAGCTAGGAAAAGAAGCATCATTAATCCAAACAGTCTGGGGAATTGGTTATAAATTTGAGGTGTAATGATGAAAAAGTTAACACTTTCATTACAACAGAAGCTATGGCTAACCATCAGTGCAACTTTTATTATTGCACTCTTGCTCTCCTATGGGCTTGTACAGTTTTTCTATGAACGGCTCTATGTAGATGGTGTTGAAAACTCCTTGCTATACGAAGGGAAGCAGTTAGTCCAAGAGTATCATGGTGGTCCTGTTAAAGAGGTACTAGGTGAGAAGGTAGAATGGTATAATCGCATCTCTGAAGCAGAGATTTTTCTTGTGGAAAATCCTCGGGAGCTAAGTGCTTGCTTACCCTTTGATATTCAATATGACTCCTTAATCAGCGGTGAGGAACGAGCAGAACTCTTACAAGGGAAAGCGCTGACCAAACGCAGCTATGAACCCCGATTTGAGCGGGATATTCTTGCCGTCATGGTCCCTCTATTAGAAGAGAATCGATTGGCGGGCGTGCTCTACCTCTATGTTCCCCTCGCCTCTATCCAAGAGACATTACAAAACGCTCAGCATATCTTAATTCTTTCTGCCATTCTCTTGATTGGTATCGCACTCTTGATGGGGCAACGAATTGCTTCTTACCTTACAAGGTCATTAAAGTCCATGGAAAAAATCGCTTTAGAAATGGCGAAGGGTAATTTTTCTGATAAGATTACCATCCCTACTGAGGACGAAGTAGGACGCTTAGGTATGGCTTTCAACATCATGTCGGATGCATTACAAAGTGAAGATGAGCGTAAGAAGGAATTCCTTGCCAATGTCTCCCATGAATTGCGAACACCCATCAGTTATATTCAAGGGTATAGCGAAGCGCTTCTCGATGGTGTTGTCTCCTCTGAAGAGCAGGAACAGAAATACCTTCGTTTAATTCGACGTGAGGCAGGTCGAATGGAACGGCTGGTTCGGGATCTCCTTGACTTGGCTACATTGGAAGGGGATTATCCACTGCAACAAACCGCCTTACCCTTTGCCCAACTCATTACCGAGGTGGCAGATACTCTATTGCCGCATATTGAAATGAAAAAACAGCATTTACATCTCCAATTAGATCATGACGTGATTGTTTTTGGTGATGAGGATCGATTGGAACAGGTTATCCACAATTTATTGACCAATGCCAATCGCTATACACCTGAGGGAGGAATGATCAAGCTCTCCTTACGACAAGAGGATGAACAAGCACTCTTAGCTATCTCCGATACTGGAATTGGTATTCCTGCAGATGATCTTCCGCGAATTGGTGAACGTTTCTTCCGTGTAGATAAGGGACGTAGTCGACAAGAAGGGGGAACTGGTTTAGGACTGGCAATTGTGAAGCAGATCGTGATTCGTCATCATGGTACCTTGGAGATCCAAAGTGAATGGCAAAAAGGAACGACCATTACAATTGCTTTACCTACTTTTCGTGGCAATGTAGAGGAGAAAAAATAAAGAACATCTTCATATTCATAGGTCTTAGTAACTGGGAATAGCCATCATTGTTCATTCTCCAATGGCTTCCTGTAAGGTTAGATTACGTCGTTCAATCTCTCGGTATAATAGATGGATAAACTCTAAATCTAATTGAAGCTCCACCGCTTTAAAATATGCTTCAATTAAAGATTGATCGCTTATCACAGTCACTGGTATCCCTCCACTTCCATAATTTGCTTAATCATATCATAGATAAATTTGTGGAACAAGCGTTCTGTTATCCACAGATTTATGTGGATAATATGTGGATAGAGTGTGTATAACCCTGTTTTTTCGCTTGGTATCTTGTCATTTTTTGTGGATAAGTTATTCACAGAACGTATGCTCTGTCGATAACCTTCGTATTTATTATCTGTTTGCAAAAATTTGCATTATTTATCCTGTTTAATTATAATAATTATTAAGTAATAAAAACTAAATTATATGGGAGTGAAGCATATGTATGATGTAGCAATTATTGGTGCAGGTCCTGCAGGAGCTAGTGCAGCTCTATTCATCGCCAAAGCTGGCAAGCATGTACTCCTGGTGGATAATGATAAAAGTATTACCAAAAGAGCTTGGATGGAGAACCATTATGGGGTGATGGAGATTTCAGGACCTGATCTCATGGAAACTGGGATCAACCAAGCGAAACGGTTTGGTGCAGAGGTAACACGGGAGGAAGTTCAACACATCAAAAAAGAAGAGAATGGGTTTATACTACAAGGTGAAAAGGGATCATATTCTGCCCAGCAAGTGATTCTAGCAACAGGAATGTCTACTGATCTCGGTGCTGAACTGGGGTTGGAAATCGTTCCAGGTACAGAGCCACGGGTAAAATCAATCTATAAGGTGGATGAAGAAGGAAGAGCCTCACTTCCTGGTGTTTGGGCAGCTGGTATCTGTGCAGGCGTTAGCCTACATACCATTATTACCGCAGGCGATGGGGCCAAAGTAGCTATCAACCTACTCAGCGCAATGAATGGTCAACGCTATGTGGACCACGATGTTTTTCAACCAAAGTAAAGTTCTTCTCTAACTAGCGGCATAAAAATATATAGAGCAAGCGCCTACCCATTGAGGAATGCGCTTGCTCTTTTTATTAATCTTGGTATTATCTTTCCTGTTTTATTGACCCAAACCTGAATTTCGCAGTTGCTTCCTGTAGTTGGGAAGAGGTTTGTGCCAACGTTTCCGCTGCTGCCACCATCTCCTCCATGGTCGCATTCTGCTCTTCAGCTGCTGCAGCAACATTCTCAATAAAGGCAGAGGATTCCTCTGTAAGCTTTTGGACATCCTGCATAACTTGAACCATGCGCTGTGATGAAGCTGTCATTCCCTCTGCACCTGACATCACTCCCTCAACCTGTTGAGCAACAATTCGAATATTATCTAGGATCGTGGAGAATTGTTCACCTGCCTGCTGCACTAGTTCAATACCTTTTGCTACTACCTCTTCTTCCGTTTTCATTCCGGTAACCGAATAAGAGATGGAGACCTGAATCTCATTGATTAGATCCTTAATCTCTTGTGTAGCAGTAGCGGATTGCTCTGCAAGCTTTCGAACCTCGTCGGCAACAACAGCAAAGCCCTTGCCGTGTTCACCTGCCCTTGCAGCTTCAATGGCCGCATTGAGGGATAAAAGATTGGTCTGTTGAGCGATCTCTGTAATCATGGTAACGATCTGCTGAATAGCTCGGGATTTTTCTCCAAGATCGATGACGTTACCAGCAATCCCCTTCGTCGTCTCCTGTAGATGATTCATGTGCTGAATTGTATCTTTAACCACCTGATGCCCTTGTTCAGCAATCTGGGTTGTCTCAGCGGTTACTCGATTCACTTCGGTCACTGCATGAGCCACCTCATCAATATCACCTGCAATGGAGTTGATCAATTGATGCGCTCCTTGTACCTTCGCAAATTGCTGCTCCGAGGAAGCGGACACCTCCTGGATGGAGAGGGTGATGCTTTCTGTAGTCTTTCCTGTCTCCTCCATCCCAGCCTGTAGCTCTTCCGCCGAACTGGCTACCAGCTCCGCTGAATCCTGAACGTGGAAAACCAGCTTATGCAATTGCTCCCGCATCTGGTTATAGGAGTTTCCAATCTGACCGATCTCATCCTGTGAGGCTGTATGAATCGTTTGTTCAAAGCTGCCTTCACCAGCTAAGAGCATAGCATCTGTAAGATGATGCAATTGCTTTTTCATCCCTCGTGTAAAGAACAGCACCACAAGCACTGACAAGAGAATCACAATGGGAATAAAAACAAAGATCTTCATGGTGATCTTTTCAAGTGTCTCATCGATCAGTGCTTGTGAGGCACCAACATACCACATTCCAATAATCTCATCCTTGGCATTCCGAATCGGCATATAGGCTGCTTGATATGTTTTCCCCGCTACATCTGCTTCACCATAGAAGTTTTTACCCTGGTTCAATGTTTGCCCAATGACAGCCTCCGAAGCCTTGGTTCCAACTGCCCGATTCCCATCACGAATGACATTGGTTGTAATTCGCGTATCACCTTGAAAGATGGTAACCGTTCCACCGGAATAGGCTGCAATTTGATCAACCATTTCCTCATTATCATTGACAAGAACATGCCCTTTGTACAGTTGTCCGTTCCGGATCTCCCAACCACCTGGATAAAGGTGATCCAAGGTGGTATAACCGAATTGTAGATCAGACCGTGCTTTCTCCACGGCTGTTGCTTTGATCCCGTCATATACCTCCTGATACACAATAAGCCCTATTCCTCCCCCTAGGAATAGCAACAAAAGAACCACCAACAGATTGATTTTTACAGTGATTCCTAAGTTAGAAAGGAATTTTCTCATATCTGCTCCCCCTTCAATGTAGGCAAATACACCTATACATATTCTATACCATAGAGGGTAGCATGTCGTAATAGACTAAAGTCATATTTATCAGTTTTGTTCGTATTTTTAGGAAAAATAAATCTTCTAAACATGAGGGAGCGCTGTTCTTTTTGTTTTTTCCCCATCATAGGAAAAGAGAAATTCTCGTTGATCGAGAATGGTTTCCAGATAAACATTGGTACCCCATAGCTGATAGAGATAAGGCAAACATTTTTCGAGATACTGGATATCTAACTCGATACCTTCGTAATAGTGACGAATATAGAGACCACCTTGTTTCCCATAATCAGCATCCTCCACCATTAGATACGGGAAGCCACCATTCACCCGCATATTCACAAGATGATCCCGTACTTCCTCCCAATTCTTGCTTGTAATCTTATACTCTCGTCCCTCTTTGCTAAAGAGATAAAGATCGAGATCCTCAATGATGTCTCCATTGAGATAGTTTCGTAAAAAAGACTGATCTGATTCTACCTCCCTAATTTCGAATATTTTCTCCCTACCCCATCGTTTCTCCAATGCTTCAAACATTCGATAGCCCAGATAGTAGGGATTGATACCCGTAGATGAGGGATGAATAACCTGGCTATGCAAACAAGCAAATTCGATGGTCTCCCCTTCATCGAGATCCAGCTGTCTTAGGAGGCGTGTATGCCAGTAGGTGGCCCAACCTTCATTCATGATCTTTGTTTCTATTTGTGGCCAGAAGTAGCGCATCTCGTCACGTACAATCGAGAGGATATCACGCTGCCATTCCTCCAAATAGGAGGAATGCTGAAGAATAAAGAAGAGAATATCCTTCTCTGGGTGAGAAGGATAACGTTTACCCCCTCTTTCTTCTCCCGCTTCTGTTGCTGAAGAATTCCATTGGTCTAGCTTCCATAATTCTTCATAAGGATTTTTATTCCTCTGTGGATTCCGGGATGTCATTGACTTTTTTTGACCTATTCTTTGCTCTTTTTTATGTCCGCTTTGCTCTTTAAATCCAGATGGTTCAATATGTTCCTGAAAGGCCATGGCCGCATCTAGAAACCGCTCAACCCGTTCACGTCCATACAGCATCTCATATTGACGAATTCGCTCTGCATGTAAAGTCATGCTATGAACCATCTTTCGGTTGGTACCAGTAAAGCATTGATTATTCTTAAAAAAGTCACTGTGACCTAAGACATGAGCCACGATCATTTTATTTTGAATGAGTGAATTTCCTTCCAATAAGAAGGCATAGCAAGGATCCGAATTGATGACAAGTTCATAGATCCTGCTGAGTCCAAGATCATAATCCAATTTCATTCGATAGAATGCCTTGCCAAAACTCCAATGGGAGTAGCGAGTTGGCATCCCATATGCACCGAAGGTATAAAGGATATCCGGAGGGCAGACTTCATAACGCATATCAAAGAAGTCTAATCCCTCCAATTTGGCTAAGGATGTCAATTGCTCAATCGCCTGTTCTAATTCACCCCACGCATCCCTAACCAATGGTACTTCCCTCCTTGGAAAAAAAGTGCCTTAGAGCATGATAGATCTGGCGGCGTTCTCGAATCTGAACATAACGAAAGGCAGGGTGGATGATTTTTTGAAAAACGGACATCAACGTACTATATCGATTATATTGATTCACTTCCCCATAGCCAAAAAAATTTATCTGTGTCAGCAGCTCCTTAACTAAGGTAAGACTGCGATTATTATCCGAGGAAAGGTTATCTCCATCAGAAAAATGCACCACATAGCGGTTAAAGCTCGCGTGAGGATAGCGTTCCGCCAAGATGTTCAATGCCAGTTGATATGCTGATGAACAGATGGTACCACCACTCTCCCCACGGAGAAAAAAATCCTCTTCCGTTACTTCACGTGCTTCCGTATGATGAGCAATGAATACTAGCTCCACATCATCGTATTGTGTTCGTAAAAATCGTGTCATCCAGAAGAAGAAGGTACGTGCAACATACTTCTCAAACGCTCCCATACTACCTGATGTATCCATAATCGCAATAATAACTGCATTGGAATAAGGTTTTATCTCCTCTTCCCAGGTTTTGAAACGCAGATCCTCAGGATGAAGGGTAAAAGATGTAGCCCCCTGACGACGATGACGTTTTAGTGCTTCCAAGAGCGTTCGTTTCTTATCAAGATTACCCATCAAGCCTTTTTTTCGGATATCAGTGAAACGTATGGTGGGGTACTTGAGATTTCGCGGTTGCTTAACCTCTTGAAGATGAGGCAGCTCAAGCTGTGTAAAGAGCATCCCCTCTATTTCCTCTAGGGTTACCTCTGCCTCAATATACTCGACACCTGGTTCCGTTCCCGCAGTTCCTTCGCTCCCCTCACCATTTCCTTGCTCCTTAGAAGGGGAACGAGCAATCACATCCCCCACTTGGCTGGAGCCATCCCCCTGGCCAATATGCTGATTTTTCTCATAATTATAGCGAATTCGATACTCCTCCAAGCTACGAATGGGGATGCGAATAACCTGACTGCCATTGGACAACACAATGCTCTCTTCACTGAGAAGGTCGTCTAATCTACTTCGAACAGCTTGACGAACCTTCTCTTTATGACGCATCTGATCCTCATGACCTTTGCGATGTAAGGACCAATCGTCCCGTGATAATATAAATGACTGATCCATGAACTCTCCCCCTTCCAATCTCCTATTAACGATTCAGGAGACTTCCCACATATCGTAAAATCTCATTGGCACAGACAGGGCAGTAGCCATACTCTTCAATTAAGCGAGCACTCACCTCATTGATCTTCTTCAGCTGCTGTTCATCTGGTGTTTTACTCGAGGTCGTGATCTTAACAACATCCTTTAAATCAGTGAATAATTTTTTCTCAATGGCTTCCTTTAAGCGTTCATGACTTTGATATTCAAAACGCTTCCCTTTCCGAGCATAGGCGGAGATTCGGATCAGAAGCTCTTCACGAAAGGCCTTCTTCGCATTCTCTGAGATCCCGATTTGCTCTTCGATGGAGCGCATTAACCGCTCATCGGGATCCAATTCCTCATCGGTGATGGGATCCTGCATCTTGTGACCATGACAGTAAGCTTCTACATTATCTAAATAGTTCTCCAGTAAATGGCGTGCTGATTCTTCATAGGAGTAGACAAAGGCCTTCTGAACCTCTTTCTTCGCCAACTCATCATATTCCCTACGAGCGATGGCTATATAGTTGAGATAGCGCTCCCGTTCCTCCTTCGTGATGGCAGGATGCTGATCCAGTCCATCCTTCATGGCACGTAAGATATCAAGCGCGTTGATACATGTGGCGTTAGAACGAATTAAGGCGCTGGAAATGCGGTTCATCACATAGCGTGGATCAATCCCGCTCATGCCTTCCTCAGGGAATTCCTGTTCCAACTCTCTTAAATCCGTATGATTCAGCCCTTCCACAGCTTCACCATTATAGAGCTTTAGCTTTTTCATCAGGTCAATCCCCTGCTTATTCGTGGGAAGTAGCCGTGTAAGAATGCTAAACATGGCTGTAATATAGAGTGCATGTGGAGCAATGTGTACATGGGATAATTCACTTTGGCTAATTAATTTTCGATAGATTTTTTCCTCATCATTTACTCGCAGATTGTAGGGAATAGGTATGACGATCATCCGTGACTGTAGCGCTTCATTTTTTTCATTGGCCACGAAGCTTCGGTACTCCGCTTCATTGGTATGGGCGATAATCAGTTCATCGGCAGAAATCAAGGCAAAACGACCTGCCTTAAAGTTTCCTTCCTGCGTGAGCGATAAGAGATTCCAAAGAAATTTCTCATCACATTTCAGCATTTCCTGAAATTCCATTAGGCCACGATTAGCAATATTCAATTCACCATCAAAACGGTAAGCACGAGGATCCGATTCCGATCCATAATCACCAATGGTAGAAAAATCAATACTCCCCGTAAGCTCTGCAATATCTTGTGACTTGGGATCAGAAGGGCTGAAGGTGCCGATCCCTCGTCTTCCTATTTCTGAGAAGAGAATACGTTCTACAGGTACCTCATGGAGTCGTCCTTGATACTCTGAATTGACCATATGCTGACAATGGGGGCAGAGCTCTCCTTCAATAAAGATTCCCAGCTCTTGTTCCACCTCGCTACGCATAAAGTGTGGAATAAGATGAAGTGGCTCCTCGTGCATGGGACACCCTTTGATCCCATAGAGCGCCCCTGCCTCTGTACGTGAATATGCCTCTAAGCCTTTCTTCAACATGGTAACAATGGTTGATTTGCCGCCGCTAACAGGTCCCATTAATAACAGAATACGCTTCCGAACGTCCAGTCTGCGTGCAGCAGAATGAAAGTACTCCTCCACCAATCTTTCCAGAGTACGTTCTAAGCCATATAGTTGGTCCGTAAAGAATTGATATTCATTACTGTCATCCTCTCGTTGTTCAATACCTGCATCCCGAATCATATTGTATAATCGAGCGTGTGATAGCTGCGCCACATAGGGCCGCTCCTTCACGATGGCGAGATAATCTGCAAACGTACCATTCCAATGTAATTCGCTTTCCTCCCTTTGGTACTGGGCAAGTCTATTGAGAATATCCACAGTTATCCTCCTCTTCTTTCCTTTTGATGAAGCATGGTCGCTTAATGAGTACTATATTTGTATGCGTCCGTAAAAAACTTGTTGTCAAATTCGCCACAGCTAACTTCTTCTCTTCATTTAAATATGAACATTTGTTATACTATAGGAAAGAAAGTACTAGGGGGAATTGCTCATGAAGATCGCCATTATCATTCTTGTTACGGT
Proteins encoded in this region:
- a CDS encoding nitrous oxide reductase accessory protein NosL; amino-acid sequence: MYIKQKRVLLTLLMLTTILILGTACSNDSTYPPESINPEVDVCAVCNMSLVHDEHITQLITKDKTAYKFDDIGCMVQFIEAGEKNSLDLGAVYVKDTDNNQWIEWTNAVHVYHPDIWTPMAYGVISFSNEESARRYMMEYPDAELITTPQLFEHNWFELVK
- a CDS encoding ABC transporter permease, encoding MRKLRSVARQELLMLIKSRWILHYSILFAILALIISMIGTRAYSGYDGFTISTANLLNLSLLLVPLIALLFGSMNWAGEQEDGWLPLLRTYPLSRLSLIGGKYLGLLLGMVMVISIGYAISGFFFVFQGATFPVQTFLTFWSASIILAAIFLAIAIMLGAWSKNRLQAMGTSLIIWAWLLLFYEFFLFILATWLPKTWILPFLVVSLYFNPVELVRSWVILSMGSGILFGPELYSFVTWSEAWVGQLLYLGVAILWIIIPLFFTLIMERRTQDE
- a CDS encoding ABC transporter ATP-binding protein; the protein is MSEGYILEVENISKSFHNQVKLAPISFQVREGEVLALCGGNGAGKSTLLKIIVGMLKPTTGRILLQGETFSSLAIKKRQLFGYFPDQIRYPIHLTAREILCYLARLQDAPLYRVPEVLELVGLTSHQDERVRTFSKGMQQRLGLAQSLLTDPPLLIFDEPTNGLDPIWVHHFKQIVRQLQQNGKTILFTSHILHDVEELADRVALMNEGKLLVLGSLAELRQQDGVLMSWEDLFFHYLQST
- a CDS encoding nitrous oxide reductase accessory protein NosL, encoding MKFSRIFILFVTMSALLLVTACGNSESNTTPNTTNNSATEAAMAQQQESHEAAENLAEKTEADAIFTPQEPGADEKCAFCNMVVYHDDHEMGAFTAQLVTADGTHYFFDDVGCMLNFQRTLEAEVAHEWVRDLNTLEWVEYEEAIAVSANILTPMKYGYAFFTGAEDAQAYVDTHQDVEAELLADKAEIDQVSKERWEKKMKKMQESQMNQDNSEHGTDDHGEHQQEEKQDDQDHSGH
- a CDS encoding YncE family protein, with the protein product MKRLSLLVTSLFFILILSSCGKESFQPLLTKQPVLLVFNQGDHTLSFIERSSFQEITRWQWKEAITGGLLFPDQDHLLLYGKDLSYIMIYSLSTGEEITRWPVGTGITNAALSHDGTTIYLTDHEKNSLRFFSLEGHEIKELQGGERPYTLLVGPDYLFVYHFYDDMIGRVNLTEMNYDQTFPSSPFPFGGLYRIDENELWVGGHGAGSEVEEAVTIFNTIDGSIKTTIQTPYMPIAFAEWGDFVYVLSHGTSTLYQVDAESKRVVNSLQVGSNSSSLIADHEYLYVTSLDSNELYVIHPSKLQIENTIQVGKQPFQLILREEDES
- a CDS encoding response regulator transcription factor, translated to MNQLPILIADDEAEMRELIALYLQREGYAVVEASNGFEVLQLLKNHEVALILLDIMMPQLDGMSTCVKIREVSNVPVIFVTARGDEWDTIHGLRIGADDYISKPFSPHELVARIEAVLRRTQKIEHEEETTNYGPISIDEKGRLVKLNGQLITLTLKEFDLLLTFCQHEGQVLSREQLLNKVWGYDYYGTVRTVDTHVKTLRLKLGKEASLIQTVWGIGYKFEV
- a CDS encoding sensor histidine kinase, which codes for MKKLTLSLQQKLWLTISATFIIALLLSYGLVQFFYERLYVDGVENSLLYEGKQLVQEYHGGPVKEVLGEKVEWYNRISEAEIFLVENPRELSACLPFDIQYDSLISGEERAELLQGKALTKRSYEPRFERDILAVMVPLLEENRLAGVLYLYVPLASIQETLQNAQHILILSAILLIGIALLMGQRIASYLTRSLKSMEKIALEMAKGNFSDKITIPTEDEVGRLGMAFNIMSDALQSEDERKKEFLANVSHELRTPISYIQGYSEALLDGVVSSEEQEQKYLRLIRREAGRMERLVRDLLDLATLEGDYPLQQTALPFAQLITEVADTLLPHIEMKKQHLHLQLDHDVIVFGDEDRLEQVIHNLLTNANRYTPEGGMIKLSLRQEDEQALLAISDTGIGIPADDLPRIGERFFRVDKGRSRQEGGTGLGLAIVKQIVIRHHGTLEIQSEWQKGTTITIALPTFRGNVEEKK
- the sda gene encoding sporulation histidine kinase inhibitor Sda encodes the protein MTVISDQSLIEAYFKAVELQLDLEFIHLLYREIERRNLTLQEAIGE